The stretch of DNA ACCATCCCTGCTTGATAAAAAACCTGATGCCAAAAACGAGCGTATAATAAATGCAATACGGCATGCTCTGCACCTCCAATATAAAGGTCTACAGGCATCCAATAGCGTTCTTTTTCCTTGGCCCAAGGAGCTGCAGAATTATGCGCATCACAGAAACGCAAATAATACCAACAGGAGCCGGCCCATTGAGGCATAGTATGTGTTTCTCTCCTACCTTCTTTTTGCCGCTCTGCGTCAAAAATATACACCCAATCTTTTACCTTGGCCAAAGGCCCCTGGCCAACCCCTTCGGGACGATAATCTTGGATTTCAGGAGGCAATAAAGGCAACTCATCTTCTCTTAAAGGACGACAAGAACCATCCTCAAAATGAATGATAGGAATGGGCTCTCCCCAATATCGTTGACGAGAGAACAACCAATCACGTAGCTTATAAGCAGTCTTTGCAGCTCCAAGATTTTTCTCTTCTAAAAAGCGAATTACATACTGCTTAGCCTCTTCTCCAGATAGACCATTCAGATTAAAATCTTCATGACAGCTATTGATACATGTCCCATCCTCACCTATCACAGAGACAATCGGCAAATCAAACTGTTGCGCAAAGAGTAAATCTCGATCGTCATGAGCGGGAACTCCCATAACAGCTCCCGATCCATATCCCATCAATACATAATCCGCAATCCAAATGGGAATAGGCTGCTGGGTAATAGGATGTTTCGCGTAAGATCCAGTAAAGACCCCGCTTTTCGTTTTCATCTCACTAATACGATCGCGTTCGCTCTTGCTTTGCGCTTCTTTGACGTATTGAGCTACCAAGGACTTTTGCTCTGCAGAGGTCAAAAGCTCCACTAAAGGATGCTCGGGAGCTAATACTAGGAAAGAAACCCCGATCAAAGTATCCGGTCTTGTTGTGAATACTTCCAGAACACCATGTTCTGTTGCAAAAGAGACTGAAGCACCTGTAGATTTTCCTATCCAGTTCCTCTGAAGTTGTTTTACACTTTCTGGCCAATCTAAGTCATCCAATCCCGCTAATAGTTGATCCGCGAAAGCAGTGATACGTAATACCCATTGACGAAGCATTTTTCTTTCAACAGGGTATCCTCCCTCAACAGACAAACCGTTCTCCACCTCCTCATTAGATAAAACGGTCCCTAACTCGGGGCAAAAGTTTACGGCCATATCAGCCATATAGGCTAATCCTTTCTCATAAAGAACCAAAAAGAGCTTTTGCGTCCATTTGTAATACTC from Chlamydia suis encodes:
- the leuS gene encoding leucine--tRNA ligase; this translates as MRYDPGLIEKKWQEFWKEAQAFKAEEDEAKTKYYVLDMFPYPSGAGLHVGHLIGYTATDIVARYKRAQGFSVLHPMGWDSFGLPAEQYAIRTGTHPRETTEKNIANFRRQLTSMGFSYDESREFATSDPEYYKWTQKLFLVLYEKGLAYMADMAVNFCPELGTVLSNEEVENGLSVEGGYPVERKMLRQWVLRITAFADQLLAGLDDLDWPESVKQLQRNWIGKSTGASVSFATEHGVLEVFTTRPDTLIGVSFLVLAPEHPLVELLTSAEQKSLVAQYVKEAQSKSERDRISEMKTKSGVFTGSYAKHPITQQPIPIWIADYVLMGYGSGAVMGVPAHDDRDLLFAQQFDLPIVSVIGEDGTCINSCHEDFNLNGLSGEEAKQYVIRFLEEKNLGAAKTAYKLRDWLFSRQRYWGEPIPIIHFEDGSCRPLREDELPLLPPEIQDYRPEGVGQGPLAKVKDWVYIFDAERQKEGRRETHTMPQWAGSCWYYLRFCDAHNSAAPWAKEKERYWMPVDLYIGGAEHAVLHLLYARFWHQVFYQAGMVSTPEPFKKLVNQGLVLSTSYRIPGKGYVAPEMAKEENGKWVAPSGELLDVRQEKMSKSKLNGVDPKVLIDEFGADAVRMYAMFSGPLDKNKLWSNQGVAGCRRFLNRFYEMATSPRVGDEELFEGMSLAHKLVQRVTDDIEKLSLNTITSSFMEFINEFVKLPSYPKSAVEMAVQALAPIAPHVSEELWVLLGNAPGIAKAGWPKVLPEYLEKQEVTMVVQVNGKLRARLDVPKDAKEEEVLPLAKEAASKYLEGIEVRKTVFVPNRLVNFVI